The following are from one region of the Sorghum bicolor cultivar BTx623 chromosome 2, Sorghum_bicolor_NCBIv3, whole genome shotgun sequence genome:
- the LOC8060691 gene encoding ankyrin repeat domain-containing protein 54 — translation METPPPFQESAHCDVCRCTFGTFRRRHHCRSCGRTLCHEHSSYHMALPQYGIYTDVRVCYDCFNKSSSQGRVGNSVSAGSISGAADSFSGLSLGKEDASAPMKNSTVQSATPLIECKCGMPLCICEAPKPEPAPTPVKNISTVPSTTQSNPKPKKPANTQQKASATSSNNSSSFLNIGLMSNDSNDKGLSDYEVSGEGLREAIKGGDVKGVKKLLTQGVDCNYCDKQGFTLLHLAALFNQTEIALILMDHGANVESKNGQGETPLDCAPTMLQYKMRQRMEELAASRRPLE, via the exons ATGGAGACGCCGCCGCCTTTCCAGGAGTCCGCCCACTGCGACGTCTGCCGCTGCACCTTCGGCACCTTCCGTCGCCGT CATCACTGCCGCAGCTGCGGACGGACGCTGTGTCACGAGCATTCTTCGTACCACATG GCTCTCCCGCAGTATGGGATATATACTGACGTCAGAGTCTGCTACGATTGCTTCAACAAATCTTCGAG CCAAGGACGCGTTGGTAATTCAGTGTCGGCTGGTAGCATTTCCGGAGCAGCTGACTCTTTTTCAGGGCTGAGTTTGGGTAAAGAGGATGCTTCGGCGCCTATGAAAAACTCAACAGTTCAGAGCGCGACACCCCTTATTGAGTGCAAATGTGGGATGCCTTTGTGTATTTGTGAAGCACCAAAACCAGAACCTGCACCTACACCTGTAAAG AATATCAGCACCGTTCCCTCAACCACACAGTCGAATCCAAAGCCAAAGAAGCCTGCTAACACCCAACAGAAGGCTTCAGCTACTTCCAGTAACAACTCAAG CTCGTTCTTAAATATTGGATTGATGAGCAACGATAGCAATGATAAGGGTCTTTCTGACTATGAAGTTAGTGGGGAG GGACTCAGAGAAGCAATTAAAGGCGGGGATGTTAAGGGTGTAAAGAAACTTCTTACACAG GGAGTGGATTGCAACTACTGTGACAAACAAGGATTTACTTTGCTGCATTTG GCTGCATTGTTTAACCAGACGGAGATTGCTCTTATTCTCATGGACCATGGCGCAAATGTTGAGAGCAAAAATGGGCAAG GGGAAACTCCTTTGGACTGCGCTCCAACAATGCTGCAGTACAAGATGCGACAACGGATGGAAGAACTTGCGGCTTCAAGGAGACCACTAGAGTGA